In Ferroplasma sp., a single window of DNA contains:
- a CDS encoding glycosyltransferase: MKFIIIYLALLAVTIISFTYYILNTYYSTFYSKGQRVGDVDTSRATIVIPVFREDVEVFRKVIVSIKLQGAPFIVVGDSSLEPYKTIVEENGGRFIYLSERGGKKNALVQGLKEVHTEYVMFVDSDTLIPADTLKSMLSYFAQGIAGVGVNIHIKNDGTSVAYASEFIERLTEMISKSMSRRGNVYVLDGRCAAYKTDVIKPFMLSDDFLNKKLFGRKVMLGDDMLLTSYLIKNKYKMVKDYDITVETEPQQGFKKFLNQQIRWSRRGWYFFFKNMSDGTAKNGGKFYTFEMLYIYLIPIIGFTLFIFRAMFFLHIMGHLDYLSITSVSHFVMYRFFHYHPRHFMAFLINGIMYGLGAVGDVIFVGAIALNIPKERLRTLGYGAMGLGILFFVNLYGLATFWKQSGWLTR, translated from the coding sequence GTGAAGTTCATCATAATATACCTTGCCCTTCTTGCAGTGACAATCATATCCTTTACATATTATATCCTAAATACGTATTACTCAACGTTTTACAGCAAGGGCCAGAGGGTTGGGGATGTTGACACGTCCAGGGCTACTATAGTAATTCCTGTATTTCGTGAGGACGTAGAGGTGTTCAGGAAGGTTATAGTTTCAATTAAATTGCAGGGCGCACCCTTTATTGTTGTGGGGGATTCCAGCCTTGAGCCATATAAGACCATAGTAGAGGAAAACGGTGGCAGATTCATATATCTGAGTGAGAGGGGTGGTAAGAAAAATGCCCTTGTTCAGGGATTGAAGGAGGTGCATACAGAATATGTGATGTTTGTTGACAGCGATACACTGATCCCTGCAGATACACTAAAAAGCATGCTTTCATATTTTGCCCAGGGGATTGCGGGGGTCGGTGTAAACATACACATTAAAAATGACGGTACCTCGGTAGCATATGCCTCAGAATTTATAGAAAGGCTTACAGAGATGATTTCAAAATCCATGTCCAGGCGCGGCAACGTATACGTTCTGGATGGAAGATGCGCTGCATACAAAACAGATGTAATAAAGCCATTCATGCTCTCGGACGATTTTCTCAATAAAAAACTATTCGGCAGGAAGGTAATGCTGGGGGATGATATGCTCCTTACCAGCTATCTGATAAAAAATAAGTATAAAATGGTAAAGGACTATGACATAACAGTGGAGACAGAGCCACAGCAGGGATTCAAAAAATTTTTGAACCAGCAGATCAGATGGTCCAGGAGGGGATGGTACTTTTTCTTCAAGAATATGAGCGATGGAACTGCAAAAAATGGGGGAAAATTCTACACATTTGAAATGCTTTATATATACCTGATACCCATAATAGGCTTTACACTGTTTATATTCCGTGCAATGTTTTTCCTGCACATTATGGGCCATCTTGATTATTTAAGCATAACCAGCGTATCACATTTTGTTATGTACAGATTTTTCCATTATCATCCAAGGCATTTCATGGCGTTCCTTATTAACGGGATAATGTATGGCCTGGGTGCAGTTGGTGATGTAATATTCGTGGGTGCAATTGCACTGAATATACCTAAGGAGAGGCTAAGGACACTTGGATACGGAGCAATGGGGCTCGGGATCCTGTTCTTTGTGAATCTCTACGGGCTTGCAACATTCTGGAAGCAGTCCGGATGGCTTACCAGATAA
- a CDS encoding pyridoxal phosphate-dependent aminotransferase — protein MVSSRVNEINESATVSMSNRAAELKAAGKTIYNFGIGEPDFTTPEEIIEYAFQSAKDGKTHYTPSAGIIELRQKIAEKMKRKNNIQAEASNVLVTPTKFSLNLALYSIMDPGDEVLLPSPYYVSYPDIIKLNGGKTVTVPTDEDYEMDFDSMRKFVSPKTKVFMFNNPVNPTGKVYSEKSLRKLSDFILENDLYLLSDEIYEDLVYKGKMFSPGSIEEMREKTITLSGFSKSYAMTGWRIGYMVADQSIIKAANKVQQQTLTCAPSVSQYAALKALDDENSVETMKAEFMKRRDLTVSLLSEIDGLSLYEPEGAFYAFPGYSSNKNDVELAMDLLDKQNVIVTPGSPFGAWKHFRISYAASEDTIREGISRIDKYFKSIQ, from the coding sequence ATGGTATCATCCCGGGTTAATGAAATCAATGAATCAGCAACGGTTAGCATGTCTAACAGGGCCGCCGAATTAAAGGCTGCAGGCAAAACAATATACAATTTCGGAATAGGTGAACCTGATTTCACCACTCCTGAGGAAATAATAGAGTATGCATTCCAGAGTGCAAAGGATGGAAAAACCCATTATACGCCATCTGCCGGCATAATAGAGCTGAGGCAGAAGATAGCTGAGAAGATGAAGAGGAAAAACAACATTCAGGCAGAGGCATCAAATGTCCTTGTTACCCCCACAAAATTCTCGCTGAACCTGGCGCTTTATTCAATAATGGACCCTGGCGATGAGGTTTTACTGCCATCTCCATACTATGTATCATATCCGGATATAATAAAACTCAATGGGGGCAAGACCGTAACAGTGCCTACAGATGAAGACTATGAGATGGATTTTGATTCCATGAGGAAATTTGTCTCACCGAAAACCAAGGTATTCATGTTCAACAATCCAGTAAACCCAACCGGGAAAGTATACAGTGAAAAATCCCTGAGAAAGCTTTCAGATTTCATTCTTGAAAATGACTTATACCTGCTTTCTGATGAAATATATGAGGATCTGGTTTATAAGGGAAAAATGTTCTCTCCCGGGTCTATAGAGGAGATGAGGGAGAAAACCATTACACTGAGCGGTTTTTCCAAGAGCTATGCCATGACAGGATGGAGAATCGGATATATGGTTGCAGACCAGAGCATTATAAAGGCGGCAAATAAGGTCCAGCAGCAAACACTCACATGTGCACCATCGGTTTCACAGTATGCGGCACTTAAGGCACTGGATGATGAGAACAGCGTTGAAACAATGAAGGCGGAATTCATGAAGAGAAGAGACCTCACTGTTTCCCTGCTCAGTGAGATCGATGGCCTGAGCCTTTACGAGCCTGAAGGTGCATTTTATGCCTTCCCGGGCTACAGCTCAAATAAAAACGATGTGGAGCTTGCCATGGATCTTCTTGATAAGCAGAACGTTATAGTAACCCCGGGAAGCCCCTTTGGGGCCTGGAAGCATTTCAGGATTTCCTACGCTGCCTCAGAGGATACAATAAGGGAAGGCATCTCCAGGATAGATAAATATTTTAAAAGCATTCAGTAA
- a CDS encoding SDR family NAD(P)-dependent oxidoreductase, translating into MGKNVIISGGSRGLGKALSGRIYEMGYGVSTFSRTMVDSQVEEDGKKYITTRADIRYENDIVRVLDRTKSIAGGADILILSAGVAARKQDILRSSVITMRKVYETNVFANFNLMSEAIRYFGLKMVVFITSDVSFNNYPGWGVYGSSKAALDYIIKQASMETVSPVFLSINPGDMDTEMHSEADPESDASDLISADEGARRVISAIMQEMEI; encoded by the coding sequence ATGGGAAAGAATGTAATAATAAGCGGAGGTTCAAGGGGACTGGGAAAGGCACTGTCAGGCAGAATCTACGAAATGGGCTACGGTGTGTCAACATTTTCTAGAACCATGGTGGATTCACAGGTAGAGGAAGATGGGAAAAAGTATATCACAACCAGGGCAGATATCAGGTATGAAAATGACATTGTACGTGTACTGGATAGGACAAAATCCATAGCAGGAGGTGCCGATATATTAATACTTTCAGCCGGAGTGGCGGCAAGAAAGCAGGATATTCTCAGGAGCAGTGTAATTACCATGAGAAAGGTATACGAAACAAATGTTTTCGCAAACTTCAATCTCATGTCAGAGGCAATAAGGTACTTCGGGCTCAAAATGGTTGTATTTATAACCTCTGATGTGTCATTCAACAATTATCCAGGATGGGGCGTATACGGATCTTCCAAGGCTGCCCTGGACTATATAATAAAACAGGCGTCCATGGAGACAGTTTCTCCTGTATTTTTAAGCATAAACCCCGGGGATATGGATACAGAAATGCACAGTGAGGCAGACCCTGAGTCAGATGCATCAGATCTTATTTCTGCAGATGAGGGTGCCCGTAGGGTTATATCGGCTATCATGCAGGAGATGGAAATATGA
- a CDS encoding S-adenosylmethionine:tRNA ribosyltransferase-isomerase — translation MNGMKNIFEMSSVRFGIPNEYNGLGREQVRLLSINPVSGKYGRTKFTGITAMIHPGDALVFNSSITVPASFRLYSPDLKKYATVNIGYRKNGYIAEFRGIDNEVENGMRFLFPDMEYIDAGEQLERFPRYRNINVSDNFNLEMEEKSAGRYIKYDNNMPDFPEWVYRNVYASVPGSVEYPSASRPFTGDIVKELKRNGVHIVCITLHCNLGSMDATEFAGKDRLLPEYYSVSGESALALNRVKEQGGRIIAVGTTAVRALATVYDGSFHSGSGYTEIFINRSTETGVDGLVTGMHDPTTSHIKLLESFVDIGILESAYETAIDSGFTWDEFGDSTLILP, via the coding sequence ATGAACGGCATGAAAAATATATTTGAAATGTCCTCCGTTAGGTTTGGAATTCCAAATGAGTATAACGGCCTCGGAAGGGAACAGGTAAGGCTTCTATCAATAAACCCTGTATCAGGAAAATATGGCAGGACCAAATTCACAGGTATCACAGCAATGATCCACCCAGGCGACGCCCTGGTATTCAACAGCAGCATCACTGTTCCGGCATCATTCAGGCTTTATTCCCCTGATCTAAAAAAATACGCCACTGTAAACATAGGATACAGGAAAAACGGTTACATTGCCGAATTCAGGGGTATTGATAATGAGGTGGAAAATGGCATGAGATTCCTGTTTCCGGACATGGAGTACATAGATGCCGGAGAACAACTGGAAAGATTTCCCAGATACAGGAACATAAATGTTTCAGATAATTTTAATCTGGAAATGGAAGAAAAGTCAGCAGGCAGATATATAAAATATGATAATAATATGCCTGATTTTCCAGAATGGGTATACAGGAATGTATATGCCAGTGTTCCAGGATCCGTTGAGTATCCATCTGCATCCAGGCCATTCACTGGTGATATTGTCAAAGAATTAAAGCGGAATGGTGTTCATATAGTCTGCATAACATTGCACTGCAATCTGGGTTCCATGGATGCAACTGAATTTGCCGGAAAGGACAGGCTTCTTCCGGAATATTACAGTGTATCAGGCGAGTCGGCACTTGCACTGAACCGGGTTAAGGAACAGGGCGGAAGGATAATAGCCGTGGGAACCACAGCAGTAAGGGCCCTGGCAACTGTATATGATGGCAGTTTCCATTCTGGCAGCGGCTACACAGAAATATTCATAAATCGCAGCACAGAAACAGGGGTGGATGGCCTCGTTACAGGAATGCATGATCCAACAACATCACACATAAAGCTTCTGGAGAGTTTCGTGGATATAGGGATCCTGGAAAGCGCATATGAAACAGCAATAGACTCCGGCTTCACATGGGATGAATTCGGAGATTCTACTCTAATACTGCCCTGA
- a CDS encoding metallophosphoesterase, with translation MINPVKDIQILKDVFISDLYCVYLQDISAVVISDLHLGFEEEMNLHGLFLPRLQRDHVEKMVDSILDRYSPERIIINGDFKQEFSRNLPQEWDDVNHFIDRYRKETELVYIRGNHDNYLMTILKSKGLELYDYYETEKYYIYHGDRDMSFRKLTILGHEHPSIVLRDEIGSVFKIPAFVYNNDDKILITPAMSFFSSGTDVSDSLLNNEHFTPVLKNASKKFRAYGITEDFGLLDFGYVTDLAQKV, from the coding sequence ATGATTAACCCAGTGAAGGATATACAGATATTAAAGGATGTTTTTATTTCGGATTTATACTGTGTCTACCTCCAGGATATCTCAGCTGTGGTGATATCTGACCTGCACCTGGGCTTCGAGGAGGAGATGAACCTGCACGGGCTCTTCCTGCCGAGACTCCAGAGGGACCATGTTGAAAAGATGGTTGACAGCATACTGGACAGGTATTCCCCTGAAAGGATAATCATCAACGGGGATTTCAAGCAGGAGTTCTCCAGAAACCTGCCACAGGAATGGGATGACGTTAACCATTTCATTGATAGGTACAGGAAGGAGACAGAACTGGTGTATATAAGGGGAAACCACGATAATTACCTCATGACAATCCTGAAGTCCAAGGGGCTCGAACTCTATGATTACTATGAGACTGAAAAATATTACATATACCACGGTGACCGTGACATGTCATTCAGGAAGCTTACCATCCTGGGGCATGAGCATCCCTCCATTGTGCTCAGGGATGAAATAGGCAGTGTTTTCAAAATACCTGCATTTGTGTACAACAACGATGATAAAATACTGATTACCCCGGCAATGAGCTTCTTTTCATCGGGAACAGATGTGTCAGATTCATTGCTGAACAACGAACATTTTACGCCTGTGCTGAAAAATGCTTCAAAAAAATTCAGGGCGTATGGAATTACCGAGGATTTCGGCCTTCTGGATTTCGGCTATGTAACCGATCTGGCACAGAAGGTTTGA
- a CDS encoding citrate synthase: protein MEEISPGLENVYIKYTELTYIDGNKGIMRYRGYDINDLAEKSSFEAVSYLMLFGRFPDTKELMEFRDKINSHLVLDDYLKKILLALPEKSDALGMLQTLLSARASEEVSYKYTRENDVEKIPEILGQVLSMVANIYRVKEGNSIIDPDPYETYAETFLRACFGTADKNRIRAMDSALILYMDHEIPASTTAALVTASTLSDMYSSLASAVTALRGPLHGGAAEGAHRQFLEIGSPENVDRWFSDNIVKGKRRLVGFGHRVYRTYDPRLKTFKKYADMLATTDELKNILATAKKLEETGVNAFGSRGIYTNTDFYSGIVFRAIGFPVDMFTTLFGLSRVSGILAHITEYVETQERLIRPRAIYRGPGERRME from the coding sequence ATGGAAGAAATAAGCCCGGGACTGGAAAATGTTTACATAAAGTATACTGAACTGACCTACATTGACGGCAATAAGGGAATTATGCGCTACCGCGGATACGACATAAACGATCTGGCTGAAAAGTCATCCTTTGAGGCTGTATCCTACCTCATGCTCTTTGGCAGGTTTCCAGACACAAAGGAATTAATGGAGTTCAGGGATAAAATCAACTCGCACCTTGTTCTTGATGATTATCTGAAAAAAATACTCCTGGCACTGCCTGAAAAGTCAGACGCACTGGGGATGCTGCAGACATTGCTGTCAGCAAGGGCATCTGAGGAGGTGAGTTATAAATACACCAGGGAAAACGACGTAGAAAAAATACCAGAGATACTGGGACAGGTGCTTTCCATGGTGGCGAACATTTACAGGGTCAAGGAGGGAAACAGCATCATCGACCCGGACCCATATGAAACCTATGCAGAAACATTCCTCAGGGCATGCTTCGGCACAGCTGATAAAAACAGGATAAGGGCAATGGATTCTGCGCTTATACTGTATATGGACCACGAAATACCGGCATCCACAACTGCAGCACTGGTTACTGCTTCAACACTTTCTGACATGTATTCTTCCCTGGCATCTGCAGTAACTGCACTGAGGGGGCCACTGCACGGCGGTGCGGCTGAGGGGGCACACAGGCAGTTCCTTGAAATAGGAAGCCCTGAAAACGTTGACAGATGGTTCAGCGATAACATAGTTAAGGGGAAGAGAAGGCTGGTAGGATTCGGCCACAGGGTTTACAGGACATACGACCCCAGGCTGAAAACCTTCAAAAAATATGCTGATATGCTTGCCACAACAGATGAGCTCAAAAATATACTTGCAACAGCAAAAAAGCTCGAGGAAACAGGTGTCAATGCCTTCGGTTCAAGGGGCATATACACAAACACTGATTTTTACTCCGGAATAGTTTTCAGGGCAATAGGGTTCCCGGTGGACATGTTCACCACCCTCTTCGGGCTTTCAAGGGTATCAGGCATACTGGCACATATCACTGAATATGTGGAAACCCAGGAAAGGCTCATCAGGCCTAGGGCCATTTACAGGGGGCCGGGAGAGCGGAGGATGGAATAA
- a CDS encoding MBL fold metallo-hydrolase, whose amino-acid sequence MKISDSVERIDGTMANSYYVNLNGEKIIIDAGTPGSGKKIIAYLESNRIKPDAVLVTHYHPDHTGGLMALHAKFGMDIYVPVGEAGIISGMERFPPRPFMPRFASMVMHAGHVREIKTTSEIPFKGIEPLKTPGHTRDSTSYILSGENIIFSGDAAVNLRGSPGYNRAFSASGETAEKSLREIESLHYLILPGHGNPMDFRNSV is encoded by the coding sequence ATGAAAATTTCTGATAGCGTTGAAAGGATAGATGGCACCATGGCCAATTCATACTATGTTAACCTTAATGGTGAAAAAATCATTATAGATGCAGGGACGCCTGGATCAGGGAAAAAGATCATTGCCTATCTGGAAAGTAATAGGATAAAGCCGGATGCTGTGCTGGTTACCCATTACCACCCGGACCATACTGGGGGGCTTATGGCACTCCATGCAAAATTCGGCATGGATATTTATGTTCCAGTGGGAGAGGCCGGCATAATATCCGGGATGGAGAGATTTCCACCCAGGCCATTCATGCCAAGGTTTGCCTCAATGGTCATGCATGCAGGGCATGTCAGGGAAATAAAAACCACATCTGAAATTCCCTTTAAGGGGATTGAGCCCCTGAAAACCCCGGGCCATACAAGGGACTCCACCTCCTATATACTATCCGGTGAAAATATCATATTTTCAGGCGACGCGGCTGTTAACCTTAGGGGCAGCCCAGGATATAACAGGGCATTTTCAGCCAGTGGTGAAACTGCAGAGAAATCCCTCAGGGAGATAGAATCACTGCATTACCTGATCCTACCGGGCCATGGAAACCCCATGGATTTCCGGAACAGTGTCTAA
- the prpB gene encoding methylisocitrate lyase — protein sequence MSNILDNDFLSVPGVYNPFSALLAKRKGFKAVYLSGGGLTASMGLPDLGVITLTELSSMVRAIHEITDIPIIVDADTGFGETLNVYRTVKLLEEAGASAIQIEDQVSPKRCGHLNGKEVVPRDNMVEKIRAAEAARDNALIIARTDARAVNGMEDALERAKTYVMEGADIVFPEALLDRDEFRHFAENTDFPLLANMTEFGKTPFIKAEEFRKMGYRIVIFPVTLFRIAAKAMDDALEALMKEGTQEGIINNMMTRKEQYEVINYDFYQNFDSTIADRN from the coding sequence TTGTCTAATATCCTGGATAATGATTTTCTCTCAGTTCCCGGGGTGTACAATCCATTTTCTGCCCTCCTGGCAAAGAGGAAGGGTTTCAAAGCAGTTTATCTTTCTGGCGGCGGCCTTACCGCATCTATGGGGCTTCCTGACCTGGGGGTAATAACCCTCACGGAGCTCTCCTCCATGGTAAGGGCCATACATGAGATAACAGATATACCCATAATTGTTGATGCAGATACGGGCTTCGGGGAAACCCTGAATGTATACCGCACAGTAAAACTCCTTGAGGAGGCCGGGGCATCTGCAATCCAGATAGAGGACCAGGTTTCCCCTAAAAGATGCGGGCACCTGAACGGAAAGGAGGTTGTGCCCAGGGACAATATGGTTGAAAAGATCCGGGCTGCTGAGGCTGCAAGGGATAATGCCCTGATAATAGCAAGGACAGATGCAAGGGCTGTAAATGGCATGGAGGATGCACTGGAGCGGGCGAAAACATACGTCATGGAGGGGGCTGATATAGTATTTCCTGAGGCGCTGCTTGACCGTGATGAATTCAGGCATTTTGCAGAAAATACTGATTTTCCACTGCTTGCAAATATGACTGAATTCGGGAAAACCCCCTTCATAAAAGCAGAGGAATTCAGGAAGATGGGGTACCGCATAGTCATATTCCCGGTGACACTCTTCAGGATTGCTGCAAAGGCCATGGATGACGCCCTTGAGGCACTCATGAAGGAAGGAACACAGGAGGGCATAATAAATAATATGATGACAAGAAAGGAACAGTACGAGGTCATAAACTACGATTTTTACCAGAACTTTGACAGCACCATAGCTGATAGGAATTGA
- a CDS encoding MmgE/PrpD family protein produces MYIEENIAGFIKKLSYDNIGDDVKHEVKRRFIDALGVAYSSMDSPAASRIKKMIGLYPGNAKIIGMGTSSPDYSAFLNSLFIRYMDFNDTYLSKEPLHPSDMFGPLISLSSIFNKTGKDIITAAAAGYEIGTRLCDSTSLRAKGYDHVNFTEIAMAAALSKLLDFSEGQIVNAISIAVVPHVALRQPRVGELTMWKAGAAANSARNSVFGTLATLYGFTSPPEPLSGKLGFKNIVAPDMDFSRLEGSKSDGIMRTYVKKYPVEYHAMAAVEASLKLVNDIDIDHVDSIKVYTYEAAVSILADPEKWHPENKETADHSLPFIIASTLLNKDFWVNNYNDIRNKQIISMMEKIKVTELKEYTEQYPEKLPVRIEVKCHGKTHESTVEIPRGHYKNPMTDREIESKFVRLTGMTDSLKDLWTMEGREVSELV; encoded by the coding sequence ATGTATATAGAAGAAAATATTGCAGGATTTATAAAAAAACTATCCTATGATAATATTGGCGATGACGTTAAGCATGAGGTCAAGCGGAGGTTCATTGATGCACTGGGAGTTGCATATTCCTCCATGGATTCCCCTGCCGCATCCAGGATAAAGAAGATGATCGGCTTATACCCGGGCAATGCAAAAATAATAGGCATGGGAACATCATCCCCTGATTACTCTGCATTCCTGAATTCCCTATTTATAAGATACATGGACTTCAATGACACATATCTTTCAAAGGAGCCGTTGCATCCCAGCGACATGTTCGGCCCCCTTATATCACTATCCTCAATATTCAATAAGACAGGAAAGGATATCATAACAGCAGCTGCAGCGGGTTACGAGATCGGGACAAGGCTCTGCGATTCCACTTCACTGAGGGCAAAGGGCTATGACCATGTTAATTTTACCGAGATAGCCATGGCTGCAGCCCTGTCAAAGCTGCTGGATTTCAGCGAGGGCCAGATAGTAAATGCCATATCAATAGCGGTTGTGCCCCATGTTGCGCTGAGGCAGCCCCGGGTTGGGGAGCTTACCATGTGGAAGGCAGGTGCTGCTGCAAACAGTGCAAGGAATTCTGTTTTCGGAACACTGGCAACTCTATACGGCTTCACATCTCCGCCGGAGCCGCTGTCCGGAAAGCTGGGATTCAAAAATATAGTTGCACCTGACATGGATTTCTCAAGGCTTGAGGGTAGCAAATCCGATGGAATAATGAGGACCTATGTTAAGAAATATCCTGTGGAATATCATGCCATGGCAGCGGTGGAGGCATCACTGAAGCTTGTTAATGACATAGATATTGACCATGTGGATTCAATCAAAGTTTACACATACGAGGCAGCAGTTTCAATTCTTGCCGATCCTGAGAAATGGCATCCGGAAAACAAGGAAACAGCAGACCACAGCCTTCCATTTATAATTGCATCCACCCTTCTCAATAAGGATTTCTGGGTAAATAATTACAACGATATAAGGAACAAGCAGATAATTTCCATGATGGAAAAGATAAAGGTTACAGAATTAAAGGAATATACTGAACAGTATCCGGAGAAGCTGCCAGTAAGAATCGAGGTTAAATGCCATGGCAAAACCCATGAGAGCACTGTTGAAATTCCCAGGGGCCATTACAAAAACCCCATGACCGACAGGGAGATAGAATCAAAATTTGTAAGGCTTACAGGGATGACTGATTCACTTAAGGACCTCTGGACCATGGAGGGCAGGGAGGTGAGCGAGCTTGTCTAA
- a CDS encoding aldo/keto reductase, which translates to MKYVNLGNAGIKVSTLGIGTWHLPGSGKYNDHGIEYVDEETFSKIFKMAYDSGINFFDTANIYHGRVEHNEDCIECTGNSEKILGKIIKDYERESLVISTKVRGPMAGYANSSGLSRKHIMNQIKESLNRLNVDYIDLYQFHWSDNEVSLLETLKTMSHIIDIDYARYIGMSNVNASDISDFMYLSEIHNLNSFSTIQEPYNLLNRGIEDSKLIPAKKYNLGLLAYTPLDQGILAGKYLINYDRSSRIYYYPELKTEIERTEKKVKQLKELADDKGITLSQLSIAWLLKMSKKLDVKIIPLLGITKLQHLIDNLEALNVNLKDEDIKYINEL; encoded by the coding sequence ATGAAATATGTGAATTTAGGAAATGCTGGCATAAAAGTATCCACTCTAGGTATAGGAACATGGCATCTGCCTGGTTCCGGCAAATATAATGATCATGGGATTGAATATGTTGATGAGGAAACCTTTTCAAAAATTTTCAAAATGGCTTACGACTCAGGAATAAATTTTTTCGATACTGCAAATATCTACCACGGGAGGGTTGAACATAACGAGGATTGCATTGAATGCACTGGAAATTCTGAGAAAATCCTTGGTAAGATTATTAAGGATTATGAACGTGAGTCACTTGTTATATCAACAAAGGTAAGGGGTCCCATGGCAGGTTATGCAAATTCTTCCGGGTTATCCCGAAAACATATAATGAATCAGATAAAGGAATCATTGAATAGATTGAATGTAGATTATATAGACCTGTATCAATTCCACTGGTCAGATAATGAGGTATCCTTATTGGAAACCCTGAAAACTATGAGCCATATTATCGATATAGATTATGCCCGATATATTGGTATGAGCAATGTTAATGCCAGTGATATAAGTGACTTTATGTACCTATCAGAAATACATAATCTGAACTCCTTCTCGACTATTCAGGAACCATATAATCTATTAAACCGCGGTATAGAGGACAGTAAGCTGATTCCTGCAAAGAAGTACAATCTGGGACTGCTTGCCTATACACCCCTGGATCAGGGCATCCTGGCAGGGAAATATTTAATTAATTATGACAGGAGTTCAAGGATATATTATTATCCCGAACTTAAAACTGAAATAGAAAGAACAGAGAAAAAGGTTAAACAGCTAAAAGAATTGGCTGATGATAAGGGCATCACCCTTTCACAACTTTCCATAGCATGGCTTCTCAAAATGTCGAAAAAGTTGGATGTAAAAATAATTCCATTACTGGGAATAACAAAGCTGCAACACCTTATCGATAATCTGGAAGCCCTAAATGTAAACTTAAAAGATGAGGACATAAAATATATAAACGAGCTCTAA
- a CDS encoding DUF929 family protein → MANKKSIKKGENRAATVPGRRSLKPRQEFWKKKQFILGIIAAIVIVILVVIAITNPFFSPPATITADKYYKVSDHDLLSNGSTGIYFISWYGCPIGATDSWALYYAMNSTTNIYSHVEEHEAYNKDIYANAAGTEGQPGLLFNGSFSFQYHGKMATFYPLYMYNQTMTGTVNNAPINETLESYGLSLINSTYPAGVAKMFNRYASDITYKGHLETTFIITGPHGAYILNSFMYNPTGTLGSGTWTDSPSTNTYQPYPPATVMSEMGSDSAIISAAHSFEKNLIAVE, encoded by the coding sequence TTGGCGAATAAGAAGAGTATAAAGAAAGGAGAAAACAGGGCAGCTACAGTACCCGGCCGGCGCTCTTTAAAGCCCAGGCAGGAATTCTGGAAAAAAAAGCAGTTTATTTTAGGTATTATAGCTGCTATTGTAATAGTCATTCTTGTGGTTATAGCAATTACCAATCCTTTTTTTTCTCCACCAGCAACAATTACAGCGGATAAATATTACAAGGTATCTGATCATGATCTGCTTTCTAATGGGAGTACAGGAATTTATTTTATTTCGTGGTACGGCTGCCCAATCGGGGCAACAGATTCGTGGGCGCTATACTATGCAATGAATAGCACCACAAACATATACAGCCATGTGGAAGAGCATGAAGCATATAATAAGGATATTTATGCAAATGCTGCAGGCACGGAGGGACAACCGGGGTTACTCTTTAATGGAAGCTTTAGCTTCCAGTATCATGGAAAGATGGCAACATTTTATCCCCTATATATGTATAACCAGACAATGACAGGTACGGTTAATAATGCTCCAATAAATGAGACACTGGAATCATACGGCCTCTCGCTGATAAACTCCACGTATCCGGCTGGAGTTGCAAAAATGTTTAACAGATACGCTTCGGATATAACTTATAAAGGCCATCTTGAGACAACCTTTATAATTACTGGCCCCCACGGGGCATATATATTAAATTCCTTTATGTACAATCCTACCGGCACTCTGGGTTCTGGTACCTGGACAGATAGTCCCTCTACAAACACATATCAACCTTATCCACCAGCAACTGTCATGTCCGAAATGGGCAGTGATAGTGCCATAATTTCTGCAGCACACAGCTTTGAAAAGAATTTGATTGCAGTGGAATAG